One Nicotiana tomentosiformis chromosome 1, ASM39032v3, whole genome shotgun sequence genomic window, cgaacgaggtcgaatgtaacatgTATTAAGTTGGTTCGAGCGAGATCGAATGTGAGTTGATTCGatcgaggtcgaatgtgagttaatttcattcgacctcgctcgaatgtgagttgattcgaacgaggtcgaatgtgagttaattcgaacgaagtcgaatgtgagttaattcgaacgaggtcgaatgtaagtTACTTAATTGTGGCAGGGGGCCGGGTAGATATTGAGGCAATGTTGCTCTGGCAAAAATAGGGCGAACATCATACATTTGTGTTTTGCTCatatacttggagaaatttacatgtttttcgggctggcattccagtcccagtctatctagtcccttcattgggtgACCTGGAGACGTGTTGAGAGGTTGGGCAATGAACTAATCATCCAATGTTTCTTTCCGTTCGTATTTTGACTTGAAGTGTCCCCcttgtcgcctcgttaaaaacctcctctaTAAAACCcgattgggacaaaactcaagtgagggaaaaagagtacgacttggaggacgttttttcttaaaagttgaagtacttgaggtgggcgacgttccagttgtttggcagcagttttccttccattgtttctagctGAAATGACCCTTTATTTGCTGCTGCCATGATTTTGTATGGCCATCCCAATTAGTCCCTAGTTTGCCTTCCTGTGGGTCTTTACTTGCTTGTGTTTTGGCCTtgagcacgtagtccccgactttgagttgTCTGATCTTGGACTTTTTGTTATAATAGTGTTCTGCCTGCTATTTTTGGGCGACTATccttatgtaggccatatctctctGTTCTTCGGCTTCGTCGAGCTCTTGCCTTCTGCTTTCATCGTTCCTCGGCCCGCTCTCATGGGAGTATCACAAATtgggctctccgacttcgactggtattaccgcatcagtcccatagactaaagaGTAGGGTGTCTCTTATGTGCTCGTCTTTGGCGTTGTGCAATAGGCCGAAAGCACTTCCGGTAATAGCTCCGGCCATAATCCCTTGGCGTCCTCAAGCGTTTTcgtcatgatgttcagtattgatttATTGGAGGATTTAGCTTGCCCGTTGCCCCGGGGTGGTATGGTGTGGAGAGTATTGTTTTGATATGCCACTTCTCAAAAACTCCGGCGATCTTTTTTTCCAGTAAATTGGGGTCTGTTGTCGTaactgatctctttggggaggctGAAGCGGCACACAATGTTTTTCTATATGAAGGTGATCACTTCCTAttcgcgtatttgggcgaatgctcctgcttctacccatttagaaaaatagtcagttaaaaccaaaagaaatcgtacgttacctcgccCCGTAGGGAGGGGGGccgatgatgtccattccccatttgatgaaaggCCAAAGGGAGGTGACCGGGTGGAGATGCTTGCccgcttgatggatcattggggcgtatttttggcattgttcGCATTTTTTCATGAAGTCTGCGGCCTCTTGTTTCATGGTAGGCCAGTAGTAACCTGCCCGTATGAGATATCTGACCAGAGCTCGATTGCCTGAGTGCCCTCCGCAgtggccttcgtggacttcttctaGGACGCGCTACGTCTGATTTGGGCTTAAGCATTTCACTAGGGGGCGCCATACGTCCTTTTGTATAGGTCGTTGTGAATGATGTTGTACCTGGCCGCTTGCATCCGAAGCTTCTTGGCTTTCTTTTTATCATCTGGGAGTATGCCTTCCTGTAAGTATGTAacaatacggttgcgccagtccTTACCTTGATTTGATCTATCGATGAGTGGAGGAGGGTGACCACGTTTCCTTCTCCGGTTATGCTTTTAGTTGTTGCCGCTAATTTGGCGAGGTCGTCTGCTTTGATGTTTTGTGCTCGAGGGATTTGGTCGAGCTAGCACTCATTAAAATCGGGCAGTAGTTTGCAGATCTCGTCctggtatttttgtaacctttgctctttgatctggaaagtccctatgacttggttgacGACGAGTTGAGAGTCGCAGCGTAGGATGACCCGCCTCGCCCCGTACTTGTGTGCTAGCCTTAACCCTACAATCACAGCCTCATacttggcctcgttgttagttatgtccaggcaccttatggactggagAACCACTTCGCCTGTCGGGACTTCGAGCACAAGTCCCAGTCTGACCCCCGACACATTGGAAGCACCGTCGGTGTACAAAATCCATAGATCTTGTGTTCACGGAGAAGTGTTATTTTTGCGCTGAAATCGGCGACGAAGTTGGCAAGGACTTTTGATTTTATCGTCATTCGCGGTTGATATGTGATATCATGCTCACTTACTTCTATGGCCCACTTGGCTAACTTGCATgatagctcgggcttatgcaaaatacttcGCAAGGGGAAAGTTGTGActaccgagatggggtggcactgAAAGTAGgctctaagctttcgtgaagctacgaccaaaGCTAGGGCCAATTTTTTGAGGTGGGGATACCTCGTCTTGGCATTGATTAAGGTtctgctaatgtaatagatgggggattgcgtacctttatcttTTTGAACCAGGGCTGCACTCACCGCTACTTCAGATACGGCGAGATAAACAAGAAGGCGTTCTCCCAGTTCCGCTTTGGAAAGCAACGGTGGTGACGACAGATAAGCCTTTAATTCTTCAGAGCTTGAACACATTCAGAAGTCCATACTGGAGGTCGTTGTCTTTCTTAAGTATGCCGAAAAACTTATGGCATCTGTCAGATGATCGCGAGATGAATCTCGTCAGGGCGGCGATACGGCCGGTCAGCCTCTGAACCCATTTTTTGTCGGTTAAGTGCTCTAGTATTCCTTTTATGGCTTTGATTTGGCCGGGGTTAACCTCAATACCTCTTTGCGATactaggaaacccaagaattttcctGATGTCACGCCGGATGCATACTTTTCAGGATTCAACTTCATTTCGTACTGCCTAAGTATATCGAAGGCTTCTTTCAGGTGgttgatgtgatcttctttccttttggacttgaccaacatgtcgtctatgtagacttccatGGTCTTGCtgagttggtctttgaacattttggtcaccaacctttggtatgTCGCCCCCACGTTTTTCAGTCCGAAGGGCATCACCCTGTATAAGTACGTTtcttggtgggtgatgaaaatgGTCTTCTCCTGGTCCTCTTCTTCCATgaggatttgattgtagcctgAGTAGGCATCTAAGAAGCTCAATAGTTCATGCCCGGCCGTTGCGTCAATGAGCTGGTCAATATGAGGTAGCGGGAAtaaatctttggggcatgctttgtttaaatataTAAAGTCTACGCACATCTGCCACtttccattcttctttttcaccatgaccacaTTGGCGACCTATTGGGGTATTTTGATTCCCTGATagagtcattttctaataatttttCAACCTCATCGCGGACTGCATCGTTTATTGCAGAATTGAACTTCCACCTAACCTGCCTTACCGGGGGTAGAACGGGTCGACGTTCAACTTGTGTATAGTGACCTCCTTCGAGATACCTGGTATGTCTGCATGGGAAAAAGCAAACAAGTCCGTATTAGCAGTTAAGAATTGACGGAATTTACCTGGTTCTCGAAGCTTGCCGCCGGTGTAGGCTTTCTTATTGTGGTCGTTATCATCAAGTTAGACGGGGTCATCTTCTACGGTCGATCCCGTGGCGTCTATTGTTTCGGGATCTCTGATGACGCCCGCTTTTTCATCACAGCTCGACCTCGACCCTATTAATTGCTATGCGTCCTCTGCTTTATCCTTCCTTtgttgggtatatatataatcCTGGGCGATGCGATAGCATTCCCGCGATATGCGTTGTTCTCCTCGTATGCTGAATACTCCCCATGGGGTTaggaatttgattatttggtATAAGCTGGAGGGGATAGCCCTTATGGCGTGTATCCAAGGTCGACCTATTATGGCGTTGTACACCAtatcctggtccatgatgtggaatgtggtttccagagtGACGCCGCCGGCCAGGACGGGTAGTATGATTTCCTTGGACgttcgttcaactgcattgttaaaacctatTAGCATGATGCAgcgcgacactatcttatcctcaagtttcatttgtgcaagtgCTCGAGGATGGACAATGCACACGCCACTCCCATCGTCCACCATAATGCATCCTACATCTGTATCTAATAttcgtaaagtgataacaagggcatcatagtgagggaaaaccaaactGTGGGTATCTGAATTAtcaaagatgatactttcttcgagttcgtcatACTGTTCATGAGTGATTAACCGTTTGAGCTAgtgggttgtggtgaactttACGCTGTTGATCGAAACGTCGTCGCCGCCCCCGATGATCATTTGAATGGTGCGAGTCTATGAGGGTGGTTTTGGCAGTCCCTGGTGTTGTTCACGTCCTCGGGCAAAGTTGGTCTGCCCCCGGTCGCTCAACAATTCTTTGAGGTGCCCTTGATGAAGCATGTTCACGACCTCCTGCCTCAGGGCGATGCAGTCCTTGGTTTTGTGACCTCGCTCTTGGTGAAAGTCGCAGAGGGCATTTGACTTTCTAGTGCTTGgatctgacctcatcttttgtgtCCACATTGCTTTTGGTTTGAGCTTCTCCAATGCATAGACTATTTCTGAGGGTGACACATAAAAATTATGAGCGAATAGTAAAGGGGCCATACCTCTCTTGTTCCGGTGAGTCCCTATCCTTGGCCTAGATGGGCCCTCTTCGTGGCGGGAGGGGGCATGATGGCGTTTCTGACATATGGCTGATGCCTTTCTCGGTTGGATCGTGGAGCTGCAAGATCTCTCCTAGCATCATTTCTTCGATCCTTCCTGGTTTCGGCTTGTACCGAGGTCAACCGATGGGTTGGCCCATTCAGGTCGTCTTTGTCGGCACGGACCTCGGCACAGTAGGCattgtgtatttcatcccaagttgttggaggatatttcataagccgacttaataGTTTTATGGTCGCCCTTGAGCCATTCCTGTTCAGCCTGTTCTGGAAAGCTGCTACAGCCATTCCTTCCGATACATTTGGTAAGGTCATCATTACTCTGTTGAATCgagcgaggaagtccctcaatccctctccGGGTGATTGTTTGATGGCAAATATATTTTTCACTCTTGCCTCCGCCTTTTTAGCCCcagcatgggccgttacgaacttatCGACCATCTCTTCGAATGTTTCAATAGAGTGCGCGGGCAGCTGTGAATACCAAGTTAATGCTCCTCCGGTAAGCGTCTCGCCGAACGTTTTCAACAAGATGGAGGAGACTTGTTCTTTGGAGAGATCATTGCCCTTTACCGCAGTGACATAGCgagtcacatgatcttcggggTCAGTCGTACTGTCATAAATTTCCAGATAAGGCGGCATCTTGAAGGTCTTGGGTATGCCATGTGGGGCGGCTTCATCATTGTCGGGTTGCTCAACGAACCGACCAGCGTCTCTTTCTGGCAAGAGTTTTGGGGCACCCCGTATTTTGTCGACTCTTTCTTAGTATTCTCTCATTTGATCCTGAAgcattttgttttcatttttcatttctttcatttttcttagaaTGGTCGTGAGGGTGTCATTACCTGCGTTATTAATATTATGAGTGATACATGTTACTGGAGGGGGAGGGTCGTGCAGCTTGGCCATTGCTGGTGCAATGCAAGTCCTTGCATTTTCTCTAACTGCCTCTTGAGCGGGCTTATTAAGGATGCCGGTCATTAATGATAGAAGAATCTCaaatagaagaaataataataaatagcattaacgtaaataaggagaataattCACCCAATATAGAATGGGGTGGACGATTCCTCCCTCTGACAGTGACGAATGATAGGCATATACTATTATATtggaactattctcggatctgatggaaaaataTGGTATAATATGTAAGCAAATCTCCTAAAAGTAGAGACACCAAGAATATTTGATAGAATATTCTCCTGAATATTCTATTACCAAAAACTGGTCGTTAGCACTGCCCTTGATACTCGACCTTGGTCGTTATTGACTACTCGGCTGCGAGCCCCTCTATCTATTAATCGACCCCGGCCATATCGTTTTTCATGATACCACTACATGCTAAATCCCACTGaggcagattttgacccatacaatgTACACCTAGTATAAATTATAAGTATGGTTTATAATTAGTATGCTCCTTCTGTCATGTTCTCACCTTTGACTTCCGTTTTAGTTACTTGGTGATACATGATGGTAATTGAAAGATCAACATACTAAGTAATTTTTCTAGAATTAATACTTTCTAATTGGACAATATCAGTTGATTGACTAGCTATTTTTAATACAAAATCATGCTTGTGttttaaaactaattcataaaaGTGGGTTAGGTTGTCGCTTACATGATGAGATCCTCGTAATAATTTAaatgtgtttttttttttgtaattttatatAGTTTAGATCAATTGATCCTGTCTATAAGTTAGGCacatatttaacataaaaactagGCCAAATACATATAAGGTCActtaaacttggctccagtttTCATTTTGACACTTTAACTAAGCCCATtacctattgaacactttaaCCTAAATCAAAGTATGCCTATTGAACACAAAAGCTGACATGGCAAAAGAGCTGTATTTTAACCCCTCTTAGGCGcgtgaattttgatggtttagaaatcatgtttttcttttcttttatgtttaaaCTAAAATTGACTTTTTTTCTAAAGGCCACCCATAACCACCTTATCTCCATCATTGTCACCTCTATAAGTATGCATCTCTATTATTGCTCTATTTTGCAGCTTCTGAACTGTGACAAATGGACAGAAGAATATTTTTTTCTCCAACAACAAATTTGGGCAAAATAAATACGTCAATGACTGATTTTCTCCAAATTCTATCcattatttttcaactttttcaGATTCCGCTCGCCATCTTCTTCAGCTTCGCCATCTTCTTTCAACCCAGATCTGAAATTTTTTGTTGTTACAGTAaagaaattcaaaaacaaaaatgattTGCCCGACTATCAGTTTTAGATTTGATCCCGACGAGCGAGGGGCCTATGAACAAAAGGAGAAGAAGAACGGGGGAGGGGGAAAGAGGATGACCAACGATGGGAGTGGAGAAGATGAACATCGGCGAGTAAGGTCCAGCGGcttttttacaaccaaaaaaataACTGcatggcttttttttttttttttactgatGTTGCTTGTTTTAATGATCTGGCATCTTTTCATTGATTATATTTCCACATAAGCGCGTTTGAGCTTCatacatttattttattttttgggacTAAGTTTTTTGTATTCAATAAGCATACTTTGATTTGGGttaaagtgttcaataggtaATGGGCTTAGTTAAAGTGTCAAAATAGAAACTGAAGCCAAGTTTAAGTGGTCGTATAGGTATTTGGCCTAAAAACTATATCTTTCATTGTTTGGGTGGTTTCTCTGCAGAAAGTATTGGATTACTTTATTTCACCAAACTTATTACACACAATGATCAAAATGCAACAAATGTAATTTGGTTTCTATTTGAGCTAATGTCATCTCGCGGAATTTAGCGTGTTGTTCATCTGGTAATTAAATACATGTGCTTCACACTTGTAATATGGGGTTGTATTTATCCTTTCACCAACTAATTTTATAGGTTTCTTTTAGTGTGCGAAATATTTGAGCATATCACTCAGTACTAATTTTATTTCAGGTGTATAGCCTCCTAATaaatattttgatgtaattacaCCGTTGATATGCTCTTCTACATAGGAGTTGTTTCTTTTAATTTGACCTGTTATATATTGGTTGAGAGTAAGATGGTGGGTTCAAGTCCCACCGCACTATAGATTAAGACATCAAGTTTGAGTCCTGGTGCACCATGATGATAAGTCATTGGATTCCGTCCCAAGTATGGCCTAACATGTCTTTATATGGGTAAGATGTTGGTTTGTGCCTCAATGgaccatattgatgatataatgatgactaaagaaaaataatgtattttttatgaaaaagcatgaagcttgtcccaccaTCAAAGTGGTatgaaaaaataataaagcacgtcGCGATGATTATGCTCCATtcattgaagagaatgtgacttgtgataagcattgataATGCAGATCTATTCCTGAAGGAGAATGtagcaatatgtgataaaagtaataaataaagaCGTGCAATGCATGATCGGATGAATACCCCACAACTCACCTCTAAAGGAGGTTAATTGAAATAAAGAGAATGAATTTTATTGTGTAgctacatgaatatgtcattggtcgcgtacatgtggtacgccaaaaatattttgcgatgccttataaaaagttattaaaggcaaaattaaaacaagaaatgattttgcttatgatgattttgaccatgacaattaTATGATATGATTTTCTTCGTAAAGAAGACATTCACCATATAGATAGTCTTACAAAatatcttgtagtacaaaatAAAGAGTTGCGGAAGAAtaaatttgttactacccggatgaatgaaattgttcttGACATTGATATTATAattaagtctcaaaagaaactttttgagtttcaaatgtattaGCCAAAGTAGTTGGCATATTGAGGCTATAAAtgaaagaaagattgaatatcttcataattctataatcatatcgggtaaatatgaaaggttacccgtctttcttctatttgtactacacatgtataagcatgatgatggaatcacaTGCCACAAGTAagctagaggtttactgaaataaatattagttggtaCTACCGgcccggttcaattatgatgcgaaaattaattgagaattcacattggTATATATTGAAGAAATGGAAATTCTTCAAGAaatctcttgtgctgcttattctcatgatataccagttaaggttgggattgaatcccttgatttatggaacgaataaaaggtgatatatatatatatatatatatatatatatatatatatatatatatatatatatatatgtgtgtgtgtgtgtgtgtgtgtgtgtgtgtgtgtgtgtgtgtgtgtgtgtgtggggaggGGCAGTCACTTGCCATGTGGACTGTTTACTATTGTATGAtttttatagatgcatctattgtatGGTCACATGCGCGTTTGTTATCAACTTACAGTTTGGCTTTTGTAAGTTCTTtactcaaattattagagcatagttccagaatataaattatgatgatttatcttgataatgttggtttaaatccaagttggtttagcagaaattgtatgcatccaattatagctaaaccattagttatgagaacaaaactcccaaaaaAATTGGTATGAagtgtattatttaatatacaacagcacatgtacgcatctagccaacaaGTTATAATAAATTCTCCCCATCACAATTGGTTCGGGGCCAAAAACTAAATAATTTTTATCTAGAAATAtggatgtgctatatgatttaattatcccaccataatgcacaaagatggatttccaaagaaggttaggatatgtgttggtgatcccaacattaGGGGAAGAAAATGGACAGCTGAAAAAATGACacgtggaatgaattattatgagtgcATCTAGATCCTTGTACaaaaaatgtgaacttgaagttcaagtgataattcatttgcaaaatattgacAGGGCATTTACTGACCCACAACTAAATGTTATATTTCAGTTGCTAATGCTCTGAATAATATAAAGTTCATGATGGACAAAGtttatggcatgcatgaagcgtaatagactaatcggttccaaagataaaatttcttgaagaaggagatgagcaaatgctcaagatggtcataataaggaggcaagtgctctagacgagcaccacgacataatacttcataagacctcatgggagaggctcaggtacctaaaaataatgagataaacaaatctcaataagttatgtctttattgagtGATGATGGAACCGAtttaaaatgatcgtcgacgatattgttgaTATAATGTAGTGCTCAATTTTATTAATactgacgaggatcttgagctcaaatctgccATAGAAtatggacagataaatgattggtcAATGAAAAATATGCAATCAAGATTGACTTCACTTGGAAAACGTGAAGTTTTGGACtaatagtcccaacacctgaaagtataaagctagTGGGGTGAAATAAGATTTTTTGTAAATGTCCTAACATTGATTATATGGAAACATGTTCTCTTGTGGTGGATGCAGTTGCTTTCAGATTTTAGTTTGGCATTACCTGAAAAATTTAttatgcgtataatgaaaattcttgaaggatttaaatgtttctgaagcatattaagttcccaagaaatttattaaataaagttttAGCAAATCCTTATGTGAATTTGAGCAATTATGACGTACATGATTTGTTTTTATGTCTAGTACAATttgtgcactaatgtatcttgctagaaCTATGAGTATAATAATATGCAAGCGAGGTATAGATTTActtctgtaacgatccgacttgtcgttttatgAATTTACGCCTCGTTCAACGACTAAAGGTCTCGAAAAGCTTCGCAATATATActatgacccacgggtgtggtcgagtttgattttcggaagatccggaattaaattaaaagaacaattcttatttagaaacttaaatggaaagagttgaccggagagttgacttttgagcaaatgaccccggaatagaattttgatgatgccaatggcttcgtatggtaatttcggacttaggcgtatgttcggatttggatttggaagtctgtagggcaattcgacgcattttggcgaaagttggaaaaatagagGATTTTGGAAAGTTAGACCGAAGgtggaattttttataacgaggttagattttgattctggaaatttgaatagctgcattacgtcatttatgtcttgtgtgcaaaatttgaagtcattccggattgatttgatacgtttcggcgcaaaatatagaagttgaaagatttgaaaactcataattcgattcaatgtgtgattcgtaatttcgacgttgtttgacgcGGTTTAAagcatcgactaagtttgtattatatttctGGACGTGTTGgtctatttggttgaggtcccgaggacctcgggtggatttcggatggttaacggatcgatttttggacaatTGGAACTGCTGGATTTTGATTACTCGTATTCTTGCTTCTACGGATATACTTCATCACAGAAGCGAGGTGCTTCTCACAGAAGCGAGTGAAAGGGAGCTAGGCAAGGCTGATGGAGCAGGCCGCAAATGCGGCAACAATTGTGCAGAAGCGCAAGCGCATGTGTGACCACtgtgctcgcagaagcggatgcagcGTAGGTGCGCATCTTGGCTCTCAGATGCGGCGACTCATCcgtaggtgcgaaactgggcaaaaacatttaaggaccaaaaatggtcatttcgccattttcgattgggattttggaACTCGATTTTTGTGCGATTTTGGAagagttcttcacgactttgacttgggtaagtattctatatctcAAAGTGttcatatttcatgaatctatgattatattcatcatttaattcgaattttaatggaagaaatcaagatttttgtaaaatcttccaaaaagcgaatatttaagatttggaagtcgagttgttatcggaatttgataaaattggtatggttgaactcgtatcggaatgggtgttcggatttcataaaaattatgtcgggttccgagaggtgagccccgtgttgacttttgttgactttttggaataaatttttaagtcgacgtattattatccaaaattgttttcgatgaattttaaggaagttatgcaattaatttggttagatttgagcggtccagaggtcaattcaagaaagaaggcgattttggaatatcggcataacttcaaaaggtaagtatcttgcctaagcttgagtgggggaaattctccttaggcattgagttttatgtgcaatttgtgtaattgaaaaccatgtacgcgaggtgacgagtacgtacttgatttatatgtgcaaattacattggttaaaatccttagacgcccttatgtattaaattggaaattattggcactcatTAATTCCTTTAATTAtcttgcctaaatccttgttttgtaggatttgtttttatatgatgatttggtgtgattttcaccttgatttttatgtgaaatattattttgttgagttgttcactcccgatatatttgttaagattttgtgcacattatagTCGAGCCATGGgatccttattgtgaaaaataatgtattgttgaatttggtggtgagttgtaatatttgagcacttgatgtgcaatttgtgataaattgtaatatttgagcactggatgtgcaatctgtgataaattataatatttgagcacttgatgtgcaatctgtgataaattgtaatatttgagcacttgaggtataatttatgagatgtgatattggtaCGTTATATTGTTGAAAAGTTTTGtttgggtgtttgcacgaggtttctaccgtactATTATTagtattgatttatgcacatgcggcgtgacaagcgcgtgtggcgagataagacatgcatttactttattattgcacatgtagcgagacaaggtaggctatgtcgggaattgaattgtgatgacttgtgatagcctgggggcattgttgttgttgtatatttgtcgcgccccgtttttctCGCGAAAAGCAGGCTTCGACATGTGACGACTCCTTTTAGAATGGGAGATAAAGTGCTAaaggagaagagtcgccacctaacgattttttaaggtgcgttagggcacctattttgcagataactctgtttgactagtcagcgtcaccaaagatcgggtaagggctcaaattacctcaaagagaaggtgttaggcactcttcgaggtccacaactgtgggtcccggccgaacataagactatgtggattataattaggcaagatgattaaataaacaaagagaataaaaggtcaaagagtttcattataacacaatgagaattagtacaaatcttaaggactacaaggatacaactataacGGTCTATATTAGATGACTAAGTATATAAAGAGAAAATGGGGGtcataagttttttagcctaaaggatcaccccgtgaaatataaataatacttcgtaactcctttTAGATAGGAATTGcgcatattattcagcgggcacatactatcatctcctactacccgattactatgctGAAATTGTTTACTTAAAGcgttctaaatcaatttcaggtcgcgtc contains:
- the LOC138905874 gene encoding uncharacterized protein produces the protein MPPYLEIYDSTTDPEDHVTRYVTAVKGNDLSKEQVSSILLKTFGETLTGGALTWYSQLPAHSIETFEEMVDKFVTAHAGAKKAEARVKNIFAIKQSPGEGLRDFLARFNRVMMTLPNVSEGMAVAAFQNRLNRNGSRATIKLLSRLMKYPPTTWDEIHNAYCAEVRADKDDLNGPTHRLTSVQAETRKDRRNDARRDLAAPRSNRERHQPYVRNAIMPPPATKRAHLGQG